From a region of the Odoribacter splanchnicus DSM 20712 genome:
- the kbl gene encoding glycine C-acetyltransferase: MYGKFQDFLKAEIQSIKDAGLYKTERLIATPQDAEIKLTTGETVLNFCANNYLGLSSHPRVIEGAKKALDARGYGMSSVRFICGTQDIHKELEAKISKFFGTEDTILYAACFDANGGVFEPLFGQEDAIISDELNHASIIDGVRLCKAVRYRYKHANMEDLEEQLKISQAQRFRIIVTDGVFSMDGDIARLKEICDLAEKYNALVMVDDSHAAGFIGKTGRGSAEYNGVMDRIDIFTGTLGKALGGAMGGYTTGKKEVIEMLRQRSRPYLFSNSLSPAICGASIAVFDMLTESTELRDRVMSNAEYFRGKLKEAGFDIKPSESAIAALMLYDAVLSQQFAAELQKEHIYVTGFYYPVVPKGQARIRIQLSAAHTREQLDRAIAAFIKIGKKLNVIQ, from the coding sequence ATGTACGGAAAATTTCAAGATTTCTTAAAGGCTGAAATTCAGTCTATAAAAGATGCCGGTTTATATAAAACCGAGCGCCTGATCGCAACACCTCAGGATGCAGAAATCAAACTGACTACGGGCGAAACCGTATTGAACTTTTGTGCGAACAACTATTTGGGTCTTTCTTCCCATCCGCGAGTAATCGAAGGAGCCAAGAAAGCATTGGATGCCCGGGGATACGGCATGTCGTCTGTTCGTTTCATTTGCGGTACCCAGGATATTCACAAAGAGCTGGAAGCTAAAATCTCTAAATTCTTCGGGACCGAAGATACTATTTTATATGCTGCTTGTTTCGATGCCAACGGAGGTGTTTTCGAACCTTTGTTCGGTCAGGAAGACGCTATCATCTCCGATGAGTTGAATCATGCTTCTATCATCGACGGTGTTCGTTTATGTAAAGCGGTTCGTTACAGATACAAACATGCCAATATGGAAGATCTGGAAGAACAGCTCAAAATTTCTCAGGCTCAGCGTTTCCGGATTATCGTTACCGACGGAGTATTCTCTATGGACGGCGATATTGCCCGATTGAAAGAAATCTGTGATCTGGCAGAAAAATACAATGCCCTCGTAATGGTAGACGATAGCCATGCTGCCGGCTTTATCGGTAAAACAGGTCGTGGTTCTGCCGAATACAACGGCGTGATGGATCGTATCGACATTTTCACCGGTACGCTGGGAAAAGCACTGGGAGGAGCTATGGGAGGCTATACGACAGGTAAAAAAGAAGTGATTGAAATGTTACGTCAGCGGTCCAGACCTTACCTGTTCTCCAACTCTCTGTCTCCGGCTATTTGCGGGGCTTCTATCGCTGTATTCGATATGTTGACGGAAAGTACCGAATTGCGTGACCGTGTGATGAGCAATGCCGAATATTTCCGGGGTAAACTGAAAGAGGCCGGATTCGATATCAAACCTTCTGAATCGGCTATCGCTGCACTGATGCTTTATGATGCCGTATTGTCACAGCAGTTTGCTGCCGAGCTGCAGAAAGAACATATTTACGTTACCGGTTTCTATTATCCGGTCGTTCCGAAAGGACAGGCACGTATCCGTATCCAGTTGTCGGCTGCCCATACCCGTGAACAACTCGATCGTGCAATCGCAGCCTTTATCAAAATCGGTAAAAAATTGAATGTCATTCAATAA